In the Desulfobacterales bacterium genome, CCGACGAAAAACGATCATCCATCAAAGGCTGCGGGGGCAAGGGCGTCACTATCACCTTGGAAGTCGATGATATTGAAGCGGCGCGAGATCATATGGAAGTAATTGGTATGAGACCGACGCAGCTTATGAAGCATCCATGGGATGCACGGGTGTTCTATATCTTTGATCCGGAAGGGCACCGCATAGAAATATGGCAGTTTTCCAAGCCCAATAAGACGCGGGATAGGAACACAAATCTAATATAAAACGGATACGATCTCTTTGTCTGTGGAAAGGTTATGAGCGAGAGATATTGAAAATATTAAACCATAATATAAGGAGGAAGAACCATGTTTTGTTTTCAGTGCCAGGAAACAGCCAAGAACACCGGTTGCACCGTCAAAGGTGTGTGTGGCAAGCCTGAGGAGACCGCTGATCTTCAGGATCTGCTCATTTACGTGTGTAAGGGGATTTCGGTTTATGGGGAAAAGTTGAAGGAAAAAGGCACGGTGGACAAAGACGCCGGCCGCTTCATCTGTGAAGCCCTTTTCAGTACCATTACCAACGTGGCCTGGGACGATGATGTAATCATCGACCGGATCAAGCAAGCCCTCGAGGCTCGCGATGCGGTCAAGGAGAAGCTCGGGGCGGATATATCCGGCGAGCTACCGGATTGTGCCATCTGGGCTTCGGATGACAAAGAAGAAATCGTGGCCAAAGCCATGTCGGATGAAGTTCGCATCACGGCCGCTCAGAACGAGGATGAACGATCCCTGAGAGAGCTTCTGATCATTGGCGGCAAGGGCATCGCCGCCTACGCCGATCATGCCGCGATTCTCGGCCATGAAAAAGACGACATCTATGGCTTTCTCATGGAGGCCCTGGCATCCACCACCAAAGAACTTTCGACGGACGAAATGATCGGAATGGTCATGAAGGCCGGAGAGTGCGCCGTTAACACCATGGCCTTACTGGACGAAGCTAACACCAAAGCCTATGGCAATCCTGAAATCACCGAAGTGAACATCGGCGTGGGCCAAAATCCCGGTATCCTGATTTCCGGTCACGACCTGAAAGACATGGAGGAACTGCTCAAACAAACCGAAGGAACGGGTGTGGATGTTTACACCCACGGCGAGATGTTGCCGGCCAACTACTATCCCGCTTTCAAAAAATACGACCATTTCATCGGCAACTATGGTGGATCGTGGTGGCACCAGAACAAGGATTTCGAATCCTTCAACGGTGCCATCGTGCTGACCACCAACTGCCTGATACCAATAAAGAAGGATAACACCTATCTCGACAGGCTGTTCACCACCGGCGTGGTTAACTATCCGGGAGCCAAACATATCGCGAACAGGGCGGCAGGCGGGGCAAAGGATTTTTCTGCTGTTGTGGAGCGGGCTAAGCAATGCGCACCGCCCCAAGAGATCGAGTCCGGCAAAATCGTAGGCGGTTTCGCTCATCATCAGGTTCTGGCCCTGGCCGATAAAGTCATCGACGCCGTCAAATCGGGAGCCATCAAGCGCTTTGTGGTCATGGCCGGATGCGACGGTCGTCAGAAGGCTCGCAGCTACTTTACCGAAGTGGCTGAGAACCTTCCCAAGGACACGGTGATCCTGACCGCAGGATGTGCCAAATACCGCTATAACAAGTTGAACTTTGGTGATATCGGCGGGATTCCCCGCGTTCTGGATGCCGGGCAATGCAACGATTCATATTCCCTGGCTGTGATCGCCCTGAAACTCAAAGAGGCTTTCGGCCTGAACGACATTAACGAGTTGCCCGTCTCCTACGACATTGCATGGTACGAG is a window encoding:
- the hcp gene encoding hydroxylamine reductase; its protein translation is MFCFQCQETAKNTGCTVKGVCGKPEETADLQDLLIYVCKGISVYGEKLKEKGTVDKDAGRFICEALFSTITNVAWDDDVIIDRIKQALEARDAVKEKLGADISGELPDCAIWASDDKEEIVAKAMSDEVRITAAQNEDERSLRELLIIGGKGIAAYADHAAILGHEKDDIYGFLMEALASTTKELSTDEMIGMVMKAGECAVNTMALLDEANTKAYGNPEITEVNIGVGQNPGILISGHDLKDMEELLKQTEGTGVDVYTHGEMLPANYYPAFKKYDHFIGNYGGSWWHQNKDFESFNGAIVLTTNCLIPIKKDNTYLDRLFTTGVVNYPGAKHIANRAAGGAKDFSAVVERAKQCAPPQEIESGKIVGGFAHHQVLALADKVIDAVKSGAIKRFVVMAGCDGRQKARSYFTEVAENLPKDTVILTAGCAKYRYNKLNFGDIGGIPRVLDAGQCNDSYSLAVIALKLKEAFGLNDINELPVSYDIAWYEQKAVAVLLALLFLGVKGIRLGPTLPGFLSPNVANVLVEKFDIKPIGTVEEDIAAMMAGN